One genomic window of Cannabis sativa cultivar Pink pepper isolate KNU-18-1 chromosome 2, ASM2916894v1, whole genome shotgun sequence includes the following:
- the LOC115719347 gene encoding phospholipase A1-II 1-like: MAGNIGKRWRVLSGEGEWEGLLDPLDSDLRRYIIHYGERVQAVVDSFIEESKSNNYSLCRYSMKNLFTRVGLESGNNPFKYEVKKYFYASTAFKGDSSPVSPNWEAGKSKWLGFVAVATDEGKEVLGRRDILVSFRGTLPKIEEEIDKTICLVSASDIFKNDSNNPKVHEGFYLYYTSSETGSAYNPNSCRDQILGAVRELVDQYKDEEVSITFTGHSMGAAMAALAATDVVFNDYNKPTGSLEKAFPVTAIVFASPRFGNEGFKATFSNLHNLHVLRVRNKKDPVPDLPIPIPFLLDYAHVGRELVIDTLLSPYLKEAKKTVHELEVYLHGVAGTQGSGGGFKLEVDRDIKLVNKRLDGLKDEYLVTSMWWVDKNKGMIQLDDGSWVLMDREV; this comes from the exons ATGGCCGGAAACATTGGAAAACGGTGGAGAGTTTTGAGCGGCGAGGGGGAGTGGGAGGGTCTTCTTGACCCTCTCGACTCTGACCTACGCCGCTACATAATTCATTATGGAGAAAGGGTCCAGGCTGTGGTGGATTCTTTCATTGAAGAGTCCAAATCCAATAACTACAGCCTTTGTAGGTACTCCATGAAAAACCTATTCACAAGGGTGGGATTGGAGAGTGGGAATAATCCTTTCAAGTATGAGGTGAAGAAGTACTTCTACGCCTCCACTGCATTCAAGGGAGACTCGTCCCCGGTCTCTCCCAATTGGGAAGCGGGGAAATCAAAGTGGCTAGGGTTTGTGGCGGTGGCGACTGATGAAGGAAAGGAGGTGTTAGGGAGAAGGGATATTTTGGTGTCGTTCAGGGGAACGTTACCAAAGATTGAGGAGGAAATTGATAAAACAATTTGTTTAGTTTCTGCTTCagatatatttaaaaatgaCAGTAATAATCCTAAGGTGCATGAAGGTTTTTACTTGTATTATACTTCTTCTGAAACCGGTTCAGCCTACAATCCCAACAGTTGCAGAGACCAg ATTCTGGGTGCGGTTAGAGAATTGGTAGATCAATATAAGGATGAAGAAGTGAGCATTACCTTCACCGGACACAGCATGGGCGCTGCAATGGCTGCTCTTGCCGCCACTGACGTTGTTTTCAACGACTACAACAAGCCGACTGGAAGCCTTGAGAAGGCGTTTCCAGTCACCGCCATCGTTTTCGCAAGTCCACGCTTTGGAAACGAGGGTTTCAAGGCCACCTTCTCCAACCTCCACAACCTTCACGTCCTGCGCGTGAGAAATAAGAAAGACCCCGTCCCTGACCTCCCAATccccattccattcctattagATTACGCCCACGTCGGACGGGAGCTAGTCATAGACACCCTTCTGTCGCCGTACTTAAAAGAAGCTAAGAAAACCGTACACGAGCTTGAGGTTTACTTGCATGGCGTTGCCGGAACCCAAGGCAGTGGGGGAGGGTTCAAGTTGGAAGTGGATCGTGATATCAAACTGGTGAATAAGAGATTGGATGGTTTGAAAGATGAATATCTTGTGACGAGCATGTGGTGGGTGGACAAAAACAAAGGTATGATTCAATTGGATGATGGGTCTTGGGTTCTCATGGATCGAGAGGTGTAA
- the LOC115719346 gene encoding mannose/glucose-specific lectin isoform X1, whose protein sequence is MEGVSSLGAYGGTGGGPWSYILNSELKEIIIHEDKNIKSISFKDTTGFTSGTFGGNNPNNPFDKGQERKIVLNGPVEYLISINGTHGKFNDIPDDVILSLSFQTNLKTYGPFGTTTGEPFAIPLSEDNVLVGFFGRCGYYLDALGAYVKPEPIISFGEWGGSGGSPFSFKVGKSWIKQITICHDSSNIKSLFFKDGNDLEYGPFGGQDPNNRGEPTTIDINGPSEFLTSISGTYGYYNGMTVILALSFTTNLQKIHGPFGCEFGSTFSHPIQGTGAIVGFHGKSGHFIDSIGIYISNW, encoded by the exons ATG GAAGgagtgagttcgttgggagcaTATGGTGGTACAGGTGGTGGCCCTTGGAGCTACATTCTGAATTCTGAATTGAAAGAGATAATCATCCATGAAGATAAGAATATCAAATCCATTTCCTTCAAAGACACCACTGGCTTTACCTCTGGGACATTCGGTGGCAACAACCCTAATAATCCCTTTGATAAGGGTCAAGAGAGAAAG ATTGTTTTGAACGGGCCCGTTGAGTATTTGATATCCATTAATGGAACACATGGTAAGTTTAATGATATACCTGATGATGTTATCCTTTCACTATCTTTCCAAACAAATCTCAAAACATATGGACCATTCGGAACCACTACCGGTGAGCCTTTCGCCATCCCCTTAAGCGAAGACAACGTACTAGTCGGGTTTTTCGGACGCTGTGGCTACTACCTAGATGCTCTTGGTGCTTATGTAAAACCAGAACCAATCATTTCCTTTGGGGAATGGGGTGGTTCAGGTGGAAGCCCTTTTAGTTTCAAGGTGGGGAAGAGTTGGATAAAACAGATCACCATTTGCCATGATAGTTCAAATATCAAGTCTCTCTTCTTCAAGGACGGGAATGACCTCGAGTATGGACCTTTTGGTGGCCAGGATCCAAACAATCGTGGTGAACCAACAACA ATTGATATTAATGGGCCTTCAGAGTTTTTGACATCCATAAGTGGGACATATGGATATTATAATGGAATGACGGTGATCTTAGCATTATCATTTACaacaaatcttcaaaaaatacaTGGACCGTTTGGATGCGAATTTGGCAGCACTTTCTCCCACCCAATACAAGGTACTGGCGCCATTGTTGGGTTTCATGGAAAATCAGGCCACTTCATTGATTCAATTGGCATTTATATCTCAAACTGGTAA
- the LOC115719346 gene encoding mannose/glucose-specific lectin isoform X2: MEGVSSLGAYGGTGGGPWSYILNSELKEIIIHEDKNIKSISFKDTTGFTSGTFGGNNPNNPFDKGQERKIVLNGPVEYLISINGTHGKFNDIPDDVILSLSFQTNLKTYGPFGTTTGEPFAIPLSEDNVLVGFFGRCGYYLDALGAYVKPEPIISFGEWGGSGGSPFSFKVGKSWIKQITICHDSSNIKSLFFKDGNDLEYGPFGGQDPNNRGEPTTIDINGPSEFLTSISGTYGYYNGMTVILALSFTTNLQKIHGPFGCEFGSTFSHPIQGTGAIVGFHGKSGHFIDSIGIYISN; encoded by the exons ATG GAAGgagtgagttcgttgggagcaTATGGTGGTACAGGTGGTGGCCCTTGGAGCTACATTCTGAATTCTGAATTGAAAGAGATAATCATCCATGAAGATAAGAATATCAAATCCATTTCCTTCAAAGACACCACTGGCTTTACCTCTGGGACATTCGGTGGCAACAACCCTAATAATCCCTTTGATAAGGGTCAAGAGAGAAAG ATTGTTTTGAACGGGCCCGTTGAGTATTTGATATCCATTAATGGAACACATGGTAAGTTTAATGATATACCTGATGATGTTATCCTTTCACTATCTTTCCAAACAAATCTCAAAACATATGGACCATTCGGAACCACTACCGGTGAGCCTTTCGCCATCCCCTTAAGCGAAGACAACGTACTAGTCGGGTTTTTCGGACGCTGTGGCTACTACCTAGATGCTCTTGGTGCTTATGTAAAACCAGAACCAATCATTTCCTTTGGGGAATGGGGTGGTTCAGGTGGAAGCCCTTTTAGTTTCAAGGTGGGGAAGAGTTGGATAAAACAGATCACCATTTGCCATGATAGTTCAAATATCAAGTCTCTCTTCTTCAAGGACGGGAATGACCTCGAGTATGGACCTTTTGGTGGCCAGGATCCAAACAATCGTGGTGAACCAACAACA ATTGATATTAATGGGCCTTCAGAGTTTTTGACATCCATAAGTGGGACATATGGATATTATAATGGAATGACGGTGATCTTAGCATTATCATTTACaacaaatcttcaaaaaatacaTGGACCGTTTGGATGCGAATTTGGCAGCACTTTCTCCCACCCAATACAAGGTACTGGCGCCATTGTTGGGTTTCATGGAAAATCAGGCCACTTCATTGATTCAATTGGCATTTATATCTCAAACTG